In Enoplosus armatus isolate fEnoArm2 chromosome 2, fEnoArm2.hap1, whole genome shotgun sequence, one DNA window encodes the following:
- the cep20 gene encoding centrosomal protein 20 has protein sequence MATITELKCAVRETLESRGVLGQLKARIRAEVFSALDDQREPRPPLSHENLLINELIREYLEFNKYRYTASVLTAESGQPEVPLDRQFLANELKVTEDMSSKSVPLLYGLVCHFVNSSDNGGKVFLRGASLPAGMSASNTVPGPDA, from the exons ATGGCGACCATCACTGAACTGAAGTGCG CCGTGAGGGAAACGCTGGAGTCCCGTGGTGTGCTGGGCCAGCTGAAGGCTCGTATCCGGGCAGAGGTGTTCAGCGCCCTGGATGACCAGCGTGAACCTCGTCCTCCGCTGTCCCACGAAAACCTGCTCATCAACGAGCTCATCCGGGAGTACCTGGAGTTCAACAAGTACAGATACACAGCCTCAGTACTGACAGCAG agtCGGGCCAACCTGAAGTTCCCTTGGACAGACAGTTCCTGGCgaatgagctgaaagtcacaGAGGATATGAGCTCCAAGTCTGT ACCTCTTCTCTATGGGTTGGTGTGCCACTTTGTGAACAGCAGTGATAATGGTGGAAAGGTGTTTCTCCGGGGTGCCTCTCTGCCAGCTGGCATGAGTGCCAGCAACACAGTACCTGGACCTGATGCCTAA